TCTTCTCAGGAGGTTTCAGCTCGAGAAAAATTATTGAATGATCAACCTAAACTTCTGCAACAATTTGGAATAGATCTTCTTCCTGTGCTGATCCAGGTTAGTATTACtgccaccatcttacaactgccATGGCGGAGATTTACGAGATGAAACCCTGTTGTTTTGCTCGTCAGGTATATGGATCCAGTGTGAATAGTGCAGTTCGCCACAAGTGTCTCTCAGCTATTGGAAAACTTATGTATTTCAGCAGTGCAAATATGATTCAGTCTCTAAATAACGTCACTAACATATCAAGGTATGAATATAAGCAAATACAGCTTGCAATTTTTCTTCAGGTGTTGATCTGGGATGGAATGTTTACCCAAGGAACATATCTTTTATATGCATCATATTTCCTTTGGTAATGAAAGTAGTGCTTCTTTTGTGGTACCTATGTAGTTTCTTGGCTGGAGTATTGGCCTGGAAGGATCCTCAAGTGCTGGTGCCTGCTCTTCAAGTGGCAGAAATTCTAATGGAAAAGCTTCCTGAAATTTTTGCCAAGATGTTTGTGCGAGAGGGTGTTGTTCATGCTGTAGATGCTCTGATATTGTCTTCCTCCCATGGTTCCGCTACTTCCCAGCCATCATCTGCTGAGAAGGACAATGATTGTATACCCGGGTCATCCCGTTCTAGACGTAATCGACGTCGTGGCAGCAATTCAAATACAGATGCAAGTTCGGTTGAGGATCCTAAGACTACAGTCCCAGGGAGTGGATCACCACCAAACTCGTTGGAAATTCCGAAGACCAGTTCTAGCCTTCGTATGGCAGTCAGTGCAGGCGCTAAATCTTTCAAAGATAAATACTTCCCTTCAGATTCAGGGGCTACTGAGGTTGGTGTTACAGATGATCTTCTACGATTGAAGAATCTCTGTATGAAGTTGAACGCTGGTGTTGATGAACAAATATCTAAACCTAAAGGAAAATCAAAAGCTTCTGTTCCTCGGTTTGGGGATATTTCTGCCAGTAAGGAAGAGACCTTGGACGGACTGGTAGCTTCCATGCTGGGGGAGCTCAGCAAAGGGGATGGTGTATCAACTTTTGAGTTCATTGGAAGTGGAGTTGTTGCATCTTTGCTGAACTATTTTACATGCGGatatttttcaaaggaaagaatCTCAGATGCTAATTTGTCTAGGCTTCGACAACAAGCAATCAGAAGATACAAGTCTTTTATTGCAGTTGCCCTTCCTTCTAGTGTTGGTGGAGATGTGGTTCCCATGACTGTTTTGGTTCAAAAGCTTCAAAATGCCTTATCTTCCCTGGAGCGTTTCCCTGTCGTGCTGAGTCACTCTTCAAGATCATCTTCTGGAAATGCACGACTTTCTTCAGGTTTAAGTGCTTTGTCACAACCATTCAAGCTACGCCTTTGCAGAGCTCAAGGAGACAAGACCCTCCGTGACTACTCTTCAAATGTTGTGCTGATCGATCCTTTAGCAAGTTTAGCGGCTATTGAAGACTTTCTTTGGCCTCGAGTTCAGCGAGTTGAGTCTGGTCAAAAGGCCTTGGCATCAGTAGGCAAATCTGAGTCCGGGACCACCGCTGCAGGAGTTGGTGCTTCATGCCCATCGACTTCTACTCCAGCTTCTGGAACTCGTCGCACACGATCTAGGTCAGCGGTTAATATAAATGACAGTGCAAAGAAAGACCCACCACAGGAAAAAAATGGAAGTTCATCCAAGGGCAAAGGAAAGGCTATTCTAAAGCCTACTCAAGATGGCAGGGGACCCCAGACAAGAAATGCGGCTAGAAGACGAGCAGCATTGGATAAAGAAGCAGAGGTGAAACCTGTGAACGGGGAATCTAGTTCTGAGGTATATTTCTTCACACATTTCTTTACTTTGTTGAAGATCATTGTTTAAAAATAGCAAATTCTGGAAAATGATATAAATGAAAAGAATATAAGAAAAAAAGTTTCAAATGAACAAGGACAAATATGATTGAAATTAGTATTTAGTACATCATCTTCAGAGTAATTCTTTATTATATCCGTCAAAATGAAGGAAATAACCTTTATACAAATATCATTCAGAAATAGCATAAAAGAAAAAAGGATATAAgtggaacaattttttttttttaatatttccaCTGTAATAACAAAAGCTCTAGTTGGGCTCTGGTCTTGCATTTATAAGTAGGCAAAATGGTCTTTTTTGACCTACTCTCATGTTCTCTAACATAAGAGTTTAACATAGTGGTCAGTGAAGTGTACAGTTACCATTTTAAATAAGAAACATAGTGGTCACTGGTCAGTGTAGTGAACACAAATCTTGGAGACCGTGATTCACATCCTACAGAGAGAAAAATATTAAGGTAATTTCTTCCAATTTGCCTAAGCCTTCTTGGTAGGTAGGGTTACTTGGTAGGTGTGCTGATGGGAGGTAGCGTGCTGATGGGAGGTAGCAGACACCTGGTAGAATAGTCGTCGAGGATACCGCCTTTTAAAAATACCATGTTTCTCCAATTCCCCATTGAAAAAGCCCTCCCAGGAGAGGATATTCTATCAATGCCGGATCAGTATTGTCTTTTTATCCAATCCCACCTTTGATATCCAGCGACTTAACAGCCTCTTAGTTGTCACTATGTGTTTCCGTATTTCTTCCTGTAAACTTGAGATATTTATAACTTTATAGCAAAAGAAAATACTTCCTCCCAAATAATAACGTGGTTTGGGAGTATGAGGTGAAACTTCTCAACTTTTTAGATTGATTTTGGACAGTGATCCACTGATTCTCGAAAAATAACATGTATTTGCAGACCTTAGAAGTATCATAGACAAAACATGTTTAGAAAAATATATTTAGATGTGTTGAAAATCATAGTACAAGAGGCATTTTTCATATGAAATGGTATAAGAGGGGCCAGACATATGCAAAGGTGTAGGTATGCCTCAAGAAACCCTGCAAATCTCGGGATGGTGTTGATCAAActcgagagagagagagataacaCTCAATAAAGGGATCAGTGCTGGAAAGCAGTGTGAGTGTCATTGTAGTTCTTTTTATCAGATTTGAAGCTTGGTATAACTAGCTGCACTGTGAAATGATGTCATGGACATCCACATGGTGGGTTCTTGATGGTCATTTAATCAACACGGTTCTTATGTAACAAGCATTTCTTTTAGATGCTCACCTTGAGAGAGCTGAAATCTTTAGGAATATATCCTTGAAGAATTCTGTTTCAACTTTTAATGATGCTTGTATGCACACTTAgtcggagagagagagagattaaaGAAGATTTTGTAGTTGGAGCTGAACAAGCAGAATAATAGATGATTGAATATTATCACTGCAGCTAAGGTTGAGTATTATCATTGCACCTAAGAGACAAATAGACGGAaggtcttatttttcattttgctTGCATGTCTTGCTAATTTTTCTTTGATGTATTTAGGCTGACTGATAAATTAATGACATGATTTAGCTTTCTGAATCTTGAGTTATATTATGAATTACTTATGTGTCTCTCTTCAACATTTTTAGATAAAGCTCGCTCTTGAACTAATGGTTTCATTTATTGAAATGAAACAGAAATGCTTATTCAAAATATTGATTGTTTATTTGTGAATCCTTTTGCTTCAACTTTTCATCTCCTGGGTGGTTGCTGGTTTGCATGAAAACATGAACCTTTACATCCCACTGCTTTTTGTGATGTTTAGGATGATGAGTTGGATTTGTCACCTGTTGACATTGATGATGCTTTGGTCATTGAGGATGAAGATATATctgatgatgatgaagatgacCAAGATGATGTAAGCTATTGAAACTCTCCATGTTCTTTAAATTTTGGGTTCTGCCATCCTCAATTTACTTTGGTCGTTGAGAGCTaggttgctcggactcttcaaaattgTCAGCGCGTGCATGTAGGATCCTCCATAAGTAGTGCATTCTTGGAGGATTCCACACGGGTGCGGCAACATTTTGCGAGACTCGGAGCAACATAGGTTGAGAGCATATTTGCGTCCCCAAATGTGCATGTTTTCAGTGGTTTCTCCACAAATCAACTCGAGCAGCTCTTTTAATGTTATATGCAGCTGTATTAAGATGCTTTTCTGAAATTGTTGCCAATGCTTTAGGTGTTGGGAGATGATTCTCTTCCCGTTTGCATGCCGGACAAAGTTCATGATGTCAAATTGGGTGATTCTTCGGAAGATAGTCCTGCCGCACTGACGCCAAATGATAGCCAGACAAATGCTGGTGGTGGTTCTAGCAGCAGAGCTGCTTCTGCCCAGGGATCTGATTCTGTTGAGTTCAGGAGTGGGAGTTCTTATGGTTCAAGGGGTGCAATGTCCTTTGCTGCTGCTGCCATGGCTGGACTTGCATCTGCGAACGGTAGAGGTGCGAGAGGAGCTAGAGATCGTCATGGACGCCCTCTATTTAGCACTAGCGATCCGCCCAAACTAGTGTTTTCTGCAGGCGGAAAGCAGCTTAATAGGCACTTGACTATCTACCAGGCTATCCAGCGGCAGCTTGTCCTTGATGAGGATGATGAAGAGAGGTATGGTGGCACTGACTTTCTTTCTAGTGACGGAAGCAGACTTTGGGGTGATATTTACACTATCACATACCAAAGAGCTGACAGTCATGCAGAGAGGTCTACGAAAGGGGAGGGGAGCTCAACTTCCACCAAATCTAATAAAGCTAGTTCTTCAGCAAGTGCCGATGCAGATCCCTCATTGCATCGAGCATCATTGTTAGATAGCATATTACAGGGAGAACTCCCTTGTGATATGGAGAAAAGCAATTCTACTTACAACATTTTGGCCCTGTTACGTGTAGTGGAGGGATTAAACCAGCTGGCCCCACGGTTACGCGTTCAGTCAGTTATTGATGATTTCtctgaagggaaaaaattaagtTTAGATGAGCTTAATGGTACTGGGGTCAAAATTCCCTCGGAGGAATTTGTCAACAGCAAGCTCACTCCAAAGTTGGCCCGACAGATTCAGGATGCCTTAGCCCTTTGTAGTGGGTCTCTTCCGTCATGGTGTTACCAGCTGACAAGGTCCTGTCCATTTCTTTTTCCATTTGAGACTCGGCGCCAGTACTTCTATTCAACAGCCTTTGGATTATCTAGGGCTTTATATCGGCTTCAACAGCAGCAAGGCGCAGATGGTAATGGATCTACAAATGAGAGAGAAGTCAGGGTTGGGAGATTACAGCGCCAGAAAGTCCGTGTCTCTAGGAATCACATTCTGGATTCTGCTGCAAAAGTAATGGAGATGTACTCTAGCCAAAAAGCTGTTCTTGAGGTTGAATATTTCGGTGAAGTTGGCACTGGTTTGGGCCCAACCCTGGAATTCTATACCCTTTTAAGTCGTGATCTGCAAAAAGTTGGACTGGGAATGTGGAGAACAAATTCCTCGTCAAGTGAATATTCGATGGAAGTGGGCGTAGATGGAAAATCAAGCGGGGGTGATAAAGAACTTGTCCAAGCACCTTTTGGATTATTCCCACGTCCCTGGCCATCAACTGTTGATACTGCAGGTGGCAGCCAATTCCCAAAGGTAATTGAATATTTCAGATTGCTAGGACGTGTGATGGCGAAAGCACTTCAAGATGGGCGGCTTTTGGACCTCCCTCTTTCAACTGCATTTTACAAGCTTGTCCTTGGCCAGGTAAGGGCTTCTCTCTATTTTTCATTTTGAACATGATTACCTCCTAAGATCAAGTTGTTGCATTTACCTTtgtatttttgtttttctttcctaACGTTTCTGTGCAACACTGCAGGAGCTTGATCTGTATGATATTCTCTCTTTTGATGCTGAGTTAGGAAAGACTTTGCAAGAGTTGCAAGCTCTTGTTAGTCGTAAACTATATCTAGAATCAATTGGAGGCCAGGGCCAAGAAAACGTTAATGATTTGCATTTTCGTGGGACCCCAGTTGAGGATCTTTGTTTAGATTTCACACTCCCAGGCTATCCTGAATATGTTCTGAAAGCAAGCGATGAGAATGTATGCTACTTTTCCTTGGATGCAATTCTATCTTTTTgtcctttttctttttatcattttgtttgatttgtataCTTCAATTGGAACCTGCAGGTGGATCTTAGTAACTTGGAAGAATATGTTTCTTTGGTGGTTGATGCTGCTGTGAATACCGGAATTGGGCGGCAGATGGAAGCATTTAGATCTGGCTTCAATCAGGTTTGTTGGCATCATGGGATTTTTGATATTTAGCAGCTAAATTGGTGTAACTTCCACTTAATGAATTCATCAGCTACTTAATACATCTTGATATCATCACTTATCTGATGATAGTGAAATAACTTTTAGGCTCCACAACTTGCAGGTTTTTGACATTTCAGCTCTGCAAATATTCTCTCCTACTGAGTTGGACTACCTGCTTTGTGGCCGTAAAGAGTTATGGAAGGTAGTGTTTTGTTTCTCATGAACCCAGTATAGCACAGTGTGAAACTTGTATACTCGTTAATTTCTGGCTTTTATTGAATCCCAATCTTTTGTGTATGCAGGCTGAGACGCTTGTAGATCATATCAAGTTTGATCATGGATATACAGCCAAGAGCCCCGCCATTGTTTATGTAAGTTTGTTCTTCAGGTGTCAGTGGAAGTGTATTGCCTGAGACAGTAATGTTATCAAGCTAGTTTTCTTCTATGTCATGTATTGGCTCAAACTGATAATTTACTTCTGATCAGTTACTAGAGATCATGGGAGAGTTCACTCCTGAGCAGCAACGAGCGTTCTGTCAGTTTGTCACTGGTGCTCCCCGGCTTCCTCCAGGTGGTCTGGCTGTGCTCAATCCTAAGCTGACAATAGTGAGGAAGGTATGGTTGTGGTTGGCTAAAATACTTATTCGTGCCTGTTAATTCTCTCTGTGGTGGCTGACCGTCATATCTTTTGAACAGCATTCATCTAGTGCTAGCAATACAGCATCAAATGGTAATATGCCATCAGAATCTGCAGACGAGGACTTACCTAGTGTGATGACATGTGCTAACTACCTGAAACTGCCTCCCTATTCTACTAAGGTATGATTTCTCCTGAATCCATCCGCTGTTAGCTGTGGAAACTTTTCCCCGCATCTGCTTTGGTGTGAGGGTAGTCATCTGCTTTCCTATTGCAGTTTTAGATTGTTTCCGACCCTTGTTCTCTCTCTCTCGGAAGGGTCAAATGAATTTCTGAATTTTTAAATTTCTCTGCAGGAAATAATGTACAAAAAGTTACTCTATGCTATCAATGAAGGCCAAGGATCTTTTGATTTATCATAAGTCACCTGACAAATGGACTTGTGTATACCAACTTGGAAATTATTGGTGTCTGGTCCCTCAATAAAGGTGGCTCTGGCCCATCCTCAACTTACAACACATAGGTTTGTATGCATCAGAATCTGCTGTTGAATCTTTATCTAGTTATTCCTTTTCAACCACATTGCTCTATTTTTGATTGTTAGTTTCATTACGCAGGGTTATTTGTTGAGATTTTAAaatgaaggattttttttttttgagccatgCATTTATTTTTGCTGATTTAACTGCCTTTAACTATTTTGCTGTTTCCAGATTATTTAACTCCAGATTGTGTGTGTTGGCTGCTTTATTTCACAGCTGACATAGGCGCGTCGAATGATGAGGATGGGAATTTTTTTCTGCCGGAGTTCTTTTGCTACAAATGGTGTAAATACGTAGGAAgattattttctttcaaattttGACTTTTCAAGGTCTTGCGGCACATACATGTAAGGGCACCATGATGTTGCCTTCGTTTAGCCTTCTCGCAGATATGATAAATGTTGTTTCTTTTGACATTCCAGTTATTAGTAATATAATCCAATAAATTGGCCAACTTAGCTGAGGTTCACAACCTGCATGTCACTAATGAGATTTAAAAGTGTTGCCTGTTAgtttaaaacagaagttacacGCTTACTGTCCAAGAACAAATTTTAACTTGGAGTAGAAGAAAAGGGAATAATGGTTTTGGAGTTCATATATGAGGTGATCACTCTCTTTTACCGTGTTCTTAAATCTttataaatgtgttgatatttgGGACACCAGGGTTTACTGAAGTACGTTAATACATTTTCAGACTAAAATTTGGGAATTTTCTAGAAAAACTCTTAAGGAGGAGGAAAATCATGTCACCTCCAAACGCACGCATCAGCCCTTAG
The sequence above is a segment of the Lycium barbarum isolate Lr01 chromosome 6, ASM1917538v2, whole genome shotgun sequence genome. Coding sequences within it:
- the LOC132599324 gene encoding E3 ubiquitin-protein ligase UPL3-like, with amino-acid sequence METRSRKRAEATSSAPSSSSSPGPTTRASKRARLSTSRAAAANSTPSSIPTRSRIATRSLDSSTPMDESSGSGSRTRRGKNPNPNPTDNNNNNSNLDKGKEKEHEVRVRDRDRDRDREVGLNIDSGGGEDDDNDSEGGVGILHQNLTSASSALQGLLRKLGAGLDDLLPSSGMGSGSSSSHQNGRHKKILAGLRADGEEGKQVEALTQLCEMLSIGTEDSLSTFSVDSFVPVLVGLLNNENNPDIMLLAARALTHLVDVLPSSCAAVVHYGAVSCFVARLLTIEYMDLAEQSLQALKKISQEHPTACLRAGALMAVLSYLDFFSTGVQRVALATAANMCKKLPSDASDFVMEAVPLLTNLLQYHDAKVLEHASICLTRIAEAFASYPEKLDELCNHGLVTQAASLISTSNSGGGQASLSTSTYTGLIRLLSTCASGSPLGTKTLLLLGISGILKDILSGSGLVATVSVSPALSKPPEQIFEIVNLANELLPPLPQGTISLPTGTSLLIKGSTMKKSSASGSTKQEDTNPSSQEVSAREKLLNDQPKLLQQFGIDLLPVLIQVYGSSVNSAVRHKCLSAIGKLMYFSSANMIQSLNNVTNISSFLAGVLAWKDPQVLVPALQVAEILMEKLPEIFAKMFVREGVVHAVDALILSSSHGSATSQPSSAEKDNDCIPGSSRSRRNRRRGSNSNTDASSVEDPKTTVPGSGSPPNSLEIPKTSSSLRMAVSAGAKSFKDKYFPSDSGATEVGVTDDLLRLKNLCMKLNAGVDEQISKPKGKSKASVPRFGDISASKEETLDGLVASMLGELSKGDGVSTFEFIGSGVVASLLNYFTCGYFSKERISDANLSRLRQQAIRRYKSFIAVALPSSVGGDVVPMTVLVQKLQNALSSLERFPVVLSHSSRSSSGNARLSSGLSALSQPFKLRLCRAQGDKTLRDYSSNVVLIDPLASLAAIEDFLWPRVQRVESGQKALASVGKSESGTTAAGVGASCPSTSTPASGTRRTRSRSAVNINDSAKKDPPQEKNGSSSKGKGKAILKPTQDGRGPQTRNAARRRAALDKEAEVKPVNGESSSEDDELDLSPVDIDDALVIEDEDISDDDEDDQDDVLGDDSLPVCMPDKVHDVKLGDSSEDSPAALTPNDSQTNAGGGSSSRAASAQGSDSVEFRSGSSYGSRGAMSFAAAAMAGLASANGRGARGARDRHGRPLFSTSDPPKLVFSAGGKQLNRHLTIYQAIQRQLVLDEDDEERYGGTDFLSSDGSRLWGDIYTITYQRADSHAERSTKGEGSSTSTKSNKASSSASADADPSLHRASLLDSILQGELPCDMEKSNSTYNILALLRVVEGLNQLAPRLRVQSVIDDFSEGKKLSLDELNGTGVKIPSEEFVNSKLTPKLARQIQDALALCSGSLPSWCYQLTRSCPFLFPFETRRQYFYSTAFGLSRALYRLQQQQGADGNGSTNEREVRVGRLQRQKVRVSRNHILDSAAKVMEMYSSQKAVLEVEYFGEVGTGLGPTLEFYTLLSRDLQKVGLGMWRTNSSSSEYSMEVGVDGKSSGGDKELVQAPFGLFPRPWPSTVDTAGGSQFPKVIEYFRLLGRVMAKALQDGRLLDLPLSTAFYKLVLGQELDLYDILSFDAELGKTLQELQALVSRKLYLESIGGQGQENVNDLHFRGTPVEDLCLDFTLPGYPEYVLKASDENVDLSNLEEYVSLVVDAAVNTGIGRQMEAFRSGFNQVFDISALQIFSPTELDYLLCGRKELWKAETLVDHIKFDHGYTAKSPAIVYLLEIMGEFTPEQQRAFCQFVTGAPRLPPGGLAVLNPKLTIVRKHSSSASNTASNGNMPSESADEDLPSVMTCANYLKLPPYSTKEIMYKKLLYAINEGQGSFDLS